Proteins from a genomic interval of Haemophilus parainfluenzae T3T1:
- a CDS encoding PACE efflux transporter, with protein MSFLERLFHAILFETTVVLLSVFALYFFTEESVSILFGSMVLVSLTAMLWNLIFNYFLDKVFTGPREKRGVIFRTLHAISFEGGLLIFTVPIIAYFLKVDWITAFMMDFSLTVMVTVYTFIFNWVYDHARLLFIKRE; from the coding sequence ATGAGTTTTCTTGAGCGACTTTTTCACGCAATCTTGTTTGAAACTACGGTTGTGTTGCTTTCTGTTTTCGCTTTGTATTTCTTTACAGAAGAAAGTGTTTCTATTCTCTTTGGGTCCATGGTACTGGTTTCCTTAACAGCTATGCTCTGGAATCTTATCTTTAATTATTTCCTTGATAAAGTGTTTACGGGACCAAGAGAAAAGCGAGGCGTCATATTTCGTACTTTACATGCCATTTCATTTGAAGGCGGTTTGCTTATTTTCACCGTGCCGATCATTGCTTACTTTTTAAAAGTGGATTGGATTACAGCTTTTATGATGGATTTCAGCTTAACGGTGATGGTGACCGTTTATACCTTTATTTTTAATTGGGTGTATGATCACGCGCGATTGCTATTTATTAAGCGTGAATGA
- the purB gene encoding adenylosuccinate lyase: MQLSALTALSPIDGRYQDKATALRGIFSEFGLLKFRVTVEVRWLQKLAATAEIQEVSSLSKEANDYLNKIVEEFCLQDAERIKEIERTTNHDVKAVEYFLKEKSKALPELAKVSEFIHFACTSEDINNLSHALMLKTAREEVILPEWQKLIDEITRLANEYKTIPLLSRTHGQPASPSTVGKEMANVVYRLKRQFKQLQQNEILGKINGAVGNYNAHLSAYPNINWHKFSEEFVTSLGLDWNPYTTQIEPHDYIAEYFDAVVRFNTIIIDFDRDLWGYIALNHFKQRTIAGEIGSSTMPHKVNPIDFENSEGNLGLANAVMTHLGQKLPISRWQRDLTDSTVLRNLGVGLGYCLIAYAATRKGISKLEVNEQHLRDELNQNWEVLAEPIQTVMRRYGIEKPYEKLKELTRGKRVDEKAMREFIEKLAIPADEKARLQQLTPATYIGAAIELVEKL, translated from the coding sequence ATGCAACTTTCCGCATTAACCGCTCTTTCCCCGATTGACGGTCGTTATCAAGATAAAGCCACCGCATTACGTGGTATTTTCAGTGAATTTGGCTTGCTTAAATTCCGTGTCACCGTGGAAGTACGTTGGTTACAAAAATTGGCGGCGACCGCTGAAATCCAAGAAGTTTCTTCTTTGTCCAAAGAAGCAAACGATTACCTTAATAAAATTGTGGAAGAATTCTGTCTTCAAGATGCTGAACGTATCAAAGAAATTGAGCGCACCACGAATCATGACGTCAAAGCGGTTGAGTATTTCTTAAAAGAAAAAAGCAAAGCTTTACCAGAATTAGCCAAAGTTTCTGAATTTATCCACTTTGCTTGTACCTCGGAAGATATTAACAACCTTTCTCATGCCTTAATGTTAAAAACGGCGCGTGAAGAAGTAATCTTACCGGAATGGCAAAAACTGATTGATGAAATCACCCGTCTAGCGAACGAATACAAAACCATCCCATTACTTTCTCGTACACACGGCCAACCTGCCTCACCTAGTACTGTAGGTAAAGAAATGGCGAACGTGGTTTACCGTTTAAAACGCCAATTCAAACAACTCCAACAAAATGAAATCTTAGGTAAAATCAACGGTGCAGTAGGTAACTACAATGCGCACTTATCAGCTTATCCAAATATTAACTGGCACAAATTTAGCGAAGAGTTTGTCACTTCATTGGGTTTAGACTGGAACCCATACACTACGCAAATTGAACCTCATGATTACATTGCTGAATACTTTGATGCCGTGGTTCGTTTTAATACCATCATCATCGACTTCGACCGTGACTTATGGGGTTACATTGCGTTAAATCACTTTAAACAACGCACTATCGCGGGTGAAATTGGTTCATCCACCATGCCGCATAAAGTGAATCCTATCGACTTCGAAAACTCAGAAGGTAACTTAGGTTTAGCCAATGCGGTGATGACTCACCTAGGTCAAAAATTACCAATCTCTCGCTGGCAACGTGACTTAACCGACTCCACTGTATTACGTAATTTAGGTGTGGGTTTAGGTTATTGCTTAATTGCGTATGCCGCAACGCGTAAAGGTATCAGCAAATTAGAAGTGAACGAACAACATCTCCGTGATGAACTCAACCAAAACTGGGAAGTTTTAGCTGAACCAATCCAAACCGTGATGCGTCGCTATGGTATTGAAAAACCATACGAAAAATTAAAAGAGCTGACTCGTGGTAAACGTGTTGATGAAAAAGCAATGCGTGAATTCATCGAAAAACTGGCTATCCCAGCCGATGAAAAAGCACGTTTACAACAACTCACTCCTGCAACCTATATTGGTGCAGCCATTGAGTTAGTGGAAAAACTTTAA
- the hflD gene encoding high frequency lysogenization protein HflD, with the protein MKNYNDMALALAGVCQSVLLISQLAQKGEVDNQDAFQTTIHSLLITQPEDTLAVFGGDVQHLKVGLNTLIEQLTQLNDKNLLNYWGSLLALEGKLNKQPEIKQELGRRIARLPEQLAYHDNQFDDEMFSIMANIYVDTISPLGKRIHIIGSAYHLQQQNVQDKIRACLLAGIRSAVLWRQVGGSKWQLLFHRKKLVQAARQLYSTLN; encoded by the coding sequence ATGAAAAATTATAATGATATGGCTCTGGCACTTGCCGGTGTTTGTCAATCAGTCTTATTAATCAGTCAATTAGCTCAAAAAGGCGAAGTTGATAACCAAGATGCATTCCAAACGACCATTCATTCTCTTCTCATTACTCAACCCGAAGATACATTAGCCGTATTTGGCGGTGATGTTCAACATCTTAAAGTGGGATTAAACACGCTTATCGAGCAACTCACCCAATTAAACGACAAAAATTTATTAAATTATTGGGGTAGCTTGTTAGCGTTAGAGGGCAAATTAAACAAACAACCTGAAATCAAACAAGAACTTGGCCGCCGTATTGCTCGCTTACCGGAACAACTTGCTTATCATGACAATCAATTTGATGATGAGATGTTTTCAATCATGGCAAACATTTATGTGGATACAATTAGTCCTTTAGGCAAACGCATTCATATTATTGGTTCGGCATATCATTTACAGCAACAAAATGTGCAAGACAAAATTCGTGCGTGTTTGCTAGCTGGCATTCGCTCTGCCGTTTTGTGGCGTCAAGTCGGTGGCAGCAAATGGCAGCTGTTATTTCATCGTAAAAAATTAGTGCAAGCGGCACGACAACTCTACTCAACTTTAAATTAA
- the trpS gene encoding tryptophan--tRNA ligase, with product MTKPIVFSGVQPSGELTIGNYLGALRNWVKMQEDYECIFCVVDLHAITVRQDPVALRKATLDVLALYLACGIDPNKSTIFVQSHVPEHTQLSWVLNCYTYFGEMSRMTQFKDKSARYAENINVGLFDYPVLMAADILLYQAKSVPVGDDQKQHLEITRDIAARFNALYGDIFTIPEIFLGKAGARIMSLQDPDKKMSKSDDNRNNVVTLLEDPKSVAKKIKRAVTDSDEPPVVRYDVKNKAGVSNLLDILSAVTDKSVADLEKEFEGKMYGHLKTAVADEVSNLLAGLQERFYQYRNDEALLDEILRQGAEKARARAKATLAKVYEAVGFVAAK from the coding sequence ATGACAAAACCAATTGTATTCAGTGGCGTGCAGCCTTCCGGCGAATTAACTATCGGGAATTATTTAGGTGCACTTCGCAACTGGGTGAAAATGCAAGAAGATTATGAATGTATTTTCTGTGTGGTGGATTTACATGCCATCACTGTACGTCAAGATCCTGTAGCACTTCGCAAAGCCACCCTTGATGTGCTCGCCCTTTACTTGGCTTGTGGCATTGATCCGAATAAAAGCACGATCTTCGTGCAATCTCATGTACCAGAACATACTCAACTAAGCTGGGTATTAAACTGCTACACCTATTTTGGTGAGATGAGCCGTATGACTCAATTTAAAGATAAATCAGCACGTTATGCCGAAAATATTAACGTGGGTTTATTTGATTATCCGGTTTTAATGGCAGCAGATATCTTACTTTACCAAGCGAAAAGCGTGCCGGTAGGGGATGACCAAAAACAACATTTAGAAATCACTCGTGATATTGCCGCTCGTTTTAATGCCCTTTATGGTGATATTTTCACGATCCCTGAAATCTTCTTGGGCAAAGCCGGTGCGCGTATTATGTCTTTGCAAGATCCTGATAAAAAAATGTCTAAATCAGATGATAACCGTAATAACGTGGTGACCTTGCTTGAAGATCCAAAATCGGTGGCGAAAAAAATTAAACGTGCGGTGACAGATTCTGATGAACCGCCTGTTGTTCGTTATGATGTGAAAAACAAAGCGGGCGTGTCTAACTTATTAGATATCCTTTCTGCAGTAACGGATAAATCTGTGGCAGACCTTGAAAAAGAATTTGAAGGCAAAATGTACGGACACTTAAAAACAGCGGTGGCTGACGAAGTGTCAAACTTACTTGCAGGTTTACAAGAACGTTTCTATCAATATCGTAACGATGAAGCACTTTTAGACGAGATTTTACGTCAAGGTGCAGAAAAAGCCCGTGCAAGAGCAAAAGCAACCCTTGCCAAAGTGTACGAAGCCGTCGGCTTTGTTGCAGCAAAATAA
- a CDS encoding YfcZ/YiiS family protein, protein MAIQTEKPIECVGCNTFDMKSLFDNSDCSLPIEQFYATRQDAEGALEYFTLKARDIESEPCQIQSEIQQVEDGYLLKAVFTFCCQAELVIFQMKLS, encoded by the coding sequence ATGGCCATTCAAACTGAAAAACCAATTGAATGTGTAGGTTGTAATACTTTCGATATGAAATCATTGTTTGATAACAGCGATTGTAGTTTACCTATCGAACAGTTTTACGCCACTCGTCAAGACGCGGAAGGTGCATTGGAATATTTCACGTTAAAAGCGCGTGATATCGAAAGTGAGCCTTGTCAAATTCAGTCTGAAATTCAACAGGTTGAAGATGGATACTTGCTTAAAGCGGTTTTCACATTCTGCTGCCAAGCGGAATTAGTGATTTTCCAAATGAAACTTTCGTAA
- a CDS encoding 4Fe-4S cluster-binding domain-containing protein, with translation MTALSDIYVPLHRIIPFSNVEGQGNRTSIFLQGCKLNCLYCHNPETIPRYAEGAHQVSLQYLYEQVMDAVPFIRGVTVSGGEPTIHHKKLVPLFQKLREEGLTCYLDSSGFFEFDAIRPLIEVTDKFLFDLKGEGLGLQSLCFDRQNRQGIVPKNIIPTHQHIKQENLDRNLKNLAQLLPLNKVEEVRLVYVANFFDAEKLVEKVASLLKDYPDVLFKIIRVHTKGARDAEGLTPYVPTVEQTQALENHAKSCGLTKIVTIL, from the coding sequence GTGACCGCACTTTCTGATATTTATGTTCCCCTGCATCGTATTATTCCTTTTTCTAATGTAGAAGGGCAGGGGAATCGTACCAGTATTTTCTTACAAGGTTGTAAGTTAAACTGCCTTTATTGCCATAATCCAGAAACCATTCCTCGTTATGCAGAAGGCGCTCATCAAGTCAGCCTGCAGTATTTGTATGAGCAAGTGATGGATGCGGTACCTTTTATTCGTGGTGTAACGGTTTCCGGCGGGGAACCCACCATTCATCATAAAAAACTTGTTCCATTGTTCCAAAAGCTACGTGAGGAAGGGCTAACTTGCTATTTAGATAGTAGTGGTTTCTTTGAATTTGACGCAATTCGTCCTTTAATTGAGGTTACAGACAAATTTCTCTTTGACCTGAAAGGAGAAGGGCTTGGCTTGCAAAGTTTGTGCTTTGATAGACAAAATCGCCAAGGCATTGTCCCGAAAAACATCATCCCTACTCATCAACATATCAAGCAAGAAAACTTGGATCGTAATTTGAAGAACTTGGCGCAATTATTGCCATTAAATAAAGTGGAAGAAGTGCGGTTAGTTTATGTAGCAAATTTTTTTGATGCAGAAAAGTTAGTGGAGAAAGTCGCATCTTTATTGAAAGATTATCCGGATGTGTTGTTCAAAATTATCCGAGTGCACACAAAAGGTGCACGAGACGCTGAAGGGCTCACCCCTTATGTCCCAACTGTTGAACAGACACAAGCGCTTGAAAACCATGCGAAATCTTGTGGTCTGACCAAAATTGTGACCATTTTATAA
- a CDS encoding NupC/NupG family nucleoside CNT transporter, whose protein sequence is MGILGSVLGIVVLLIIAVLFSNNRKAINLRTVLGALAIQIGFAALILYVPYGRDALQATANGVSNVIAYGNEGINFVFGGLADPSNAGFIFAVKVLPIIVFFSGLISVLYYLGIMQAVIKVIGGALQAALGTSKAESMSAAANIFVGQTEAPLVVRPYIKNMTQSELFAIMAGGTASIAGSVMAGYAGMGVPLTYLIAASFMAAPAGLLFAKILFPQTEQFNDKQPETDDSEKPTNVLEAMAGGASAGMQLALNVGAMLIAFVGLIALVNGILGGVGGWFGYADLTLQSIFGWVFKPLAYLIGVSWEESAVAGQMIGLKLAVNEFVGYLEFAKYLQPDAAVVLSEKTKAIITFALCGFANFSSIAILIGGIGGMAPNRRGDVARLGLKAVVAGTLANLMSATIAGLFIELSGVAM, encoded by the coding sequence ATGGGTATTTTAGGTAGCGTTTTAGGCATTGTCGTATTACTGATCATTGCCGTATTATTCTCAAATAATCGTAAGGCGATTAATTTACGTACTGTATTAGGGGCTTTGGCGATCCAAATCGGATTTGCGGCCCTTATTTTGTATGTGCCGTATGGTCGTGATGCATTACAAGCGACAGCAAATGGTGTATCCAATGTTATCGCCTATGGTAATGAAGGGATTAACTTCGTCTTTGGTGGCTTAGCGGATCCTTCAAATGCCGGCTTTATCTTTGCGGTGAAAGTGTTACCAATCATCGTCTTTTTCTCTGGTTTAATTTCTGTGCTTTATTACTTAGGCATTATGCAAGCTGTCATCAAAGTGATTGGTGGTGCATTGCAAGCCGCATTAGGCACATCTAAAGCAGAATCAATGTCTGCAGCCGCGAATATCTTCGTTGGTCAAACTGAAGCACCTTTAGTGGTTCGTCCTTACATTAAAAATATGACCCAATCTGAATTGTTCGCTATTATGGCAGGTGGTACTGCTTCTATCGCGGGTTCAGTAATGGCAGGTTATGCAGGAATGGGCGTACCATTGACTTACTTAATCGCAGCCTCTTTCATGGCTGCACCAGCAGGTTTATTATTTGCGAAAATTTTATTCCCACAAACTGAACAATTTAACGATAAACAACCTGAAACGGATGATAGCGAAAAACCGACTAACGTGCTTGAAGCAATGGCAGGTGGTGCGAGTGCAGGTATGCAATTAGCGTTAAACGTAGGTGCGATGTTAATCGCATTCGTGGGTTTAATCGCTTTAGTTAACGGTATTTTAGGTGGTGTAGGCGGCTGGTTCGGTTACGCTGACTTAACGTTACAATCAATCTTCGGTTGGGTATTCAAACCATTAGCATACTTAATCGGTGTATCTTGGGAGGAATCTGCTGTTGCAGGTCAAATGATCGGGCTTAAATTGGCAGTAAATGAATTCGTGGGTTACTTAGAATTTGCGAAATACTTACAACCAGATGCAGCAGTTGTATTAAGTGAAAAAACTAAAGCCATCATTACTTTCGCATTATGTGGTTTTGCTAACTTCAGCTCTATCGCAATCTTAATCGGCGGTATCGGTGGTATGGCACCAAATCGTCGTGGTGATGTGGCTCGCTTAGGTTTAAAAGCAGTTGTAGCGGGTACATTAGCTAACTTAATGAGTGCGACTATCGCAGGTTTATTCATCGAGTTAAGCGGCGTAGCAATGTAA
- the deoD gene encoding purine-nucleoside phosphorylase — protein MTPHINAPEGAFADVVLMPGDPLRAKYIAETFLEDAKEVTNVRNMLGYTGTYKGRRISVMGHGMGIPSCSIYAKELITEYGVKKIIRVGSCGAVRMDVKVRDVIIGLGACTDSKVNRIRFKDNDFAAIADFDMAQAAVQAAKEKGKPVRVGNLFSADLFYTPDFEMFDVMEKYGILGVEMEAAGIYGVAAEYGAKALCICTVSDHIRTHEQTTAEERQLTFNDMIEIALESVLIGDKA, from the coding sequence ATGACTCCACATATTAACGCTCCTGAAGGCGCATTTGCAGATGTTGTATTAATGCCAGGCGATCCGCTTCGTGCAAAATATATTGCTGAAACATTCTTAGAAGATGCGAAAGAAGTGACTAACGTTCGCAATATGTTGGGTTATACCGGTACTTATAAAGGTCGTCGTATCTCTGTTATGGGTCACGGTATGGGTATCCCATCTTGCTCAATTTATGCGAAAGAATTAATTACTGAATACGGCGTGAAAAAAATCATCCGTGTTGGTTCTTGTGGTGCCGTACGTATGGACGTTAAAGTACGTGATGTTATCATCGGCCTTGGTGCATGTACCGATTCAAAAGTAAACCGTATCCGTTTCAAAGATAACGATTTTGCAGCGATTGCTGATTTTGATATGGCACAAGCAGCGGTTCAAGCAGCGAAAGAAAAAGGTAAGCCTGTTCGCGTAGGGAATCTTTTCTCTGCAGACCTATTCTACACGCCAGATTTCGAAATGTTTGATGTGATGGAAAAATACGGCATCTTAGGCGTAGAAATGGAAGCGGCTGGTATCTATGGCGTGGCAGCAGAATATGGTGCAAAAGCACTTTGTATCTGTACCGTTTCAGACCATATTCGTACACACGAACAAACTACAGCAGAAGAACGTCAATTAACCTTCAATGATATGATTGAAATTGCGTTAGAGTCTGTATTAATTGGTGATAAAGCATAA
- the greB gene encoding transcription elongation factor GreB: MAKSNYITRQGWLALDQELKFLWKEERPKVTQAVSDAAALGDRSENAEYIYGKRRLREIDRRVRFLSKRLEVLQIVDYHPKQEGKVFFGAWVELEDEEGEVKQYRLVGCDEFDPAKNWISIDSPVARALIGKGVDDEIHVETPSGKVVLYVNRIWYEK, encoded by the coding sequence ATGGCAAAATCAAATTACATTACCCGTCAAGGCTGGCTTGCACTTGACCAAGAACTGAAATTTTTGTGGAAAGAAGAACGGCCTAAAGTTACCCAAGCGGTTTCAGATGCTGCTGCGCTTGGTGACCGCAGTGAAAACGCAGAATATATTTACGGTAAACGTCGTTTACGTGAAATTGATCGCCGTGTGCGTTTCCTTTCCAAACGCTTAGAAGTGTTACAAATCGTGGATTACCATCCGAAACAAGAAGGCAAAGTGTTTTTCGGTGCCTGGGTTGAGCTAGAAGATGAAGAAGGTGAAGTGAAGCAATACCGCCTTGTCGGCTGCGATGAATTCGATCCCGCTAAAAACTGGATTTCCATTGATTCTCCCGTCGCACGTGCCTTAATCGGAAAAGGCGTTGATGATGAAATTCATGTGGAAACACCCTCGGGCAAAGTGGTGCTTTATGTGAACCGAATTTGGTATGAAAAATAG
- a CDS encoding Tex family protein, which translates to MLNQQISQIIAAELTVQPQQILAAIQLLDDGNTIPFIARYRKEATGGLDDTQLRHFETRLIYLRELEDRRQTILKSIEEQGKLTDELRDKIHATQSKTELEDLYLPYKPKRRTKGQIAIEAGLEPLADLLWNEPKNDPETAAAEFVNADKGVTDTKVALDGARYILMERFAEDAGLLAKVRDYLAKNAVIVSKVIEGKETEGAKFQDYFDHQELLKNVPSHRALAMFRGRNEGILQLSLNADPDAEEGSRQSYCEEIIRDYLDVRFTGQPADKWREQVIAWTWKIKVSLHLETELMASLREKAEEEAIDVFARNLTALLMAAPAGAKCTMGLDPGLRTGVKVAVVDNTGKLLDTTTIYPHTGREAEAQVAIFSLIRKHNVELIAIGNGTASRETERFAKEVIKEIKENKPQTVVVSEAGASVYSASEFAANEFPNLDVSLRGAVSIARRLQDPLAELVKIEPKAIGVGQYQHDVNQTQLARKLDAVVEDCVNAVGVDLNTASAPLLARVAGMTKTLAQNIVEYRDENGRFESRTELKKVPRLGPKAFEQCAGFMRIAGGKNPLDASGVHPEAYPVVEKILQATAQSIQDLMGNAGVVRQLDAKQFIDEQFGLPTVQDIFKELEKPGRDPRGEFKTAVFAEGVEEITDLKPGMILEGTVTNVTNFGAFVDIGVHQDGLVHISSLSDKFVEDPHQVVKTGDIVKVKVLEVDVPRKRIALTMRLDESAVKNDGKSDRTLSAKPRSNAPRQDRNPKGNSAMGNAFADALKNWKK; encoded by the coding sequence ATGTTAAATCAACAAATTAGCCAAATTATTGCGGCAGAATTAACCGTTCAACCCCAACAAATCCTCGCCGCCATTCAATTATTAGATGATGGCAACACCATTCCATTTATCGCCCGTTATCGTAAAGAAGCCACAGGTGGCTTAGATGACACCCAACTTCGTCATTTTGAAACCCGTTTAATTTATTTACGTGAATTAGAAGATCGTCGTCAAACCATTTTGAAATCTATTGAAGAGCAAGGGAAATTGACCGATGAATTGCGTGACAAAATCCATGCGACACAAAGCAAAACCGAATTAGAAGATTTGTATTTGCCATACAAACCAAAACGTCGTACGAAAGGGCAAATTGCGATTGAAGCCGGTCTTGAGCCATTGGCTGATTTACTTTGGAATGAACCGAAAAATGACCCTGAAACGGCAGCAGCTGAATTTGTAAATGCTGATAAAGGCGTAACAGACACCAAAGTCGCGCTTGATGGCGCACGCTATATTTTAATGGAGCGTTTTGCTGAAGATGCGGGTTTATTAGCGAAAGTTCGTGATTATTTAGCAAAAAATGCCGTTATCGTATCTAAAGTGATCGAAGGCAAAGAAACAGAAGGCGCAAAATTCCAAGATTATTTCGATCACCAAGAATTATTGAAAAATGTGCCTTCTCACCGTGCATTAGCCATGTTCCGAGGACGTAATGAGGGCATTTTACAATTAAGCTTAAATGCGGATCCTGATGCAGAAGAGGGAAGTCGTCAAAGTTATTGTGAAGAAATTATTCGTGATTATTTAGATGTCCGTTTCACGGGACAGCCTGCGGATAAATGGCGTGAGCAAGTGATTGCGTGGACATGGAAAATCAAAGTGTCGTTGCATTTAGAAACGGAATTAATGGCAAGTTTACGTGAAAAAGCGGAAGAAGAGGCCATTGATGTTTTTGCTCGAAATCTGACCGCACTTTTAATGGCGGCACCGGCTGGCGCAAAATGCACCATGGGCTTGGACCCGGGCTTGCGTACAGGGGTTAAAGTCGCGGTGGTGGATAACACGGGTAAATTATTAGATACCACCACCATTTATCCACACACGGGTCGTGAAGCCGAAGCGCAAGTGGCGATTTTCAGCTTGATCCGTAAACATAACGTGGAATTAATTGCCATTGGTAACGGTACGGCTTCTCGTGAAACTGAACGTTTTGCGAAAGAAGTGATTAAAGAAATCAAAGAAAATAAACCGCAAACCGTTGTGGTGAGTGAAGCGGGCGCATCGGTTTATTCAGCTTCTGAATTTGCGGCAAATGAATTCCCGAATTTAGATGTATCTTTACGTGGTGCGGTATCTATCGCCCGTCGTTTACAAGATCCATTGGCGGAGTTAGTGAAAATCGAACCGAAAGCTATTGGTGTAGGGCAATATCAACACGATGTAAATCAAACCCAACTTGCGCGTAAACTCGATGCGGTGGTGGAAGACTGTGTAAACGCGGTAGGCGTAGATTTAAATACCGCATCTGCACCATTACTTGCTCGTGTGGCGGGGATGACGAAAACCTTAGCGCAAAACATTGTGGAATACCGTGATGAAAATGGTCGTTTTGAAAGCCGTACTGAATTGAAAAAAGTGCCGCGTTTAGGACCAAAAGCCTTTGAGCAATGTGCGGGCTTTATGCGTATTGCAGGCGGGAAAAATCCACTTGATGCTTCCGGTGTTCACCCAGAAGCTTACCCTGTGGTCGAAAAAATCTTGCAAGCTACCGCGCAATCTATCCAAGATTTAATGGGAAATGCGGGTGTGGTTCGTCAGCTTGATGCGAAACAATTCATTGATGAGCAATTTGGTTTACCAACTGTTCAAGATATTTTTAAAGAATTGGAAAAACCGGGGCGCGATCCGCGTGGTGAGTTTAAAACTGCAGTATTCGCAGAAGGCGTGGAAGAAATCACCGATTTAAAACCAGGTATGATTTTAGAAGGTACCGTCACCAATGTGACCAACTTCGGTGCATTTGTGGATATTGGTGTTCACCAAGACGGTTTAGTACATATTTCATCATTAAGCGATAAATTCGTAGAAGATCCACATCAAGTGGTGAAAACTGGCGATATCGTGAAAGTAAAAGTGTTGGAAGTGGATGTGCCACGTAAACGTATTGCGTTGACGATGCGATTAGATGAAAGTGCGGTCAAAAATGACGGCAAATCTGACCGCACTTTAAGTGCAAAACCAAGAAGTAATGCACCTCGTCAAGATCGTAATCCAAAAGGAAATAGTGCGATGGGTAATGCCTTTGCCGATGCGTTGAAAAATTGGAAAAAATAA
- a CDS encoding contact-dependent growth inhibition system immunity protein gives MTKPKAAFVRINKDFLLVTSFIRGMIAMTDPDQDFIFNEVDISDLDLGRLIKEKLNESKEISFEEFQAIFNSEKMKGLQKNLEDEMKKRYGYKNKKSIYKDMSFLSLEQDASFIIIAPLHQDSLGGYSGISLPDNSALEFKYDKSISDEELGKAIRQSLTYCTSIYR, from the coding sequence ATGACGAAACCTAAAGCTGCTTTTGTTAGAATTAATAAAGATTTCTTATTGGTTACCTCTTTTATTAGAGGAATGATTGCAATGACAGATCCAGATCAAGATTTTATTTTTAATGAAGTTGATATTTCTGATTTAGATCTAGGAAGGTTAATTAAAGAAAAGCTTAATGAAAGTAAAGAAATTTCGTTCGAAGAGTTTCAGGCTATCTTTAATTCTGAAAAAATGAAAGGACTACAAAAAAATCTCGAAGATGAGATGAAAAAACGCTATGGATACAAAAATAAAAAATCTATCTATAAGGATATGTCTTTTTTATCTTTAGAACAGGATGCTAGTTTTATAATTATAGCGCCACTTCACCAGGATTCTCTTGGTGGGTATTCAGGAATTTCACTTCCTGACAATTCAGCATTAGAATTTAAATATGATAAGAGTATTTCGGATGAAGAATTAGGGAAAGCCATAAGACAATCCCTGACGTATTGTACGAGTATTTATCGGTAA